In the genome of Gracilinanus agilis isolate LMUSP501 unplaced genomic scaffold, AgileGrace unplaced_scaffold43847, whole genome shotgun sequence, the window ctctctctctctctctctttctctctctctcctctctcctctctgtctctctcctctctgtctctccctctctctcttctctctcttttttctttctctcttctctctcttctttctctcttctttctctttctctctcctttctctcttctttctttctcctctctcttctttctctttctccctctctctcctctttctctttctctttctctctctccctctctcttctttctctttctctctccctcttctctctcttttttctcttctttcttcctctcttcttcctcttctttctctctctgtctctttttctctctctccctctccctccttctctctcctctccctcttgaaaaacctttaccttttgtcttagaatcgatacagagtgttgattccaaggcagaagagctgtaagggctgggcaattgggattaacaatgacttgcctagaggcacccacctagaaagtgtctgaggtcaaattagaacccaggacctcccatctcgggGCCTGAtgctccatctactgagccacctaccagcccttttctctcccttttaggAGACAACTGTTCCCAGTGCCACATCCACGCATCCTGTGTGGAGACCAACAGTTCTGTGACCTGCATCTGCCTAGATGGCTTCACTGGGGACGGCCTCATCTGCTCAGATGTGGATGAATGTGCCTTGCAGGGGGTCCACAACTGCCCAAACAGTAACTGTGTGAACACCGAGGGCTCCTACCACTGCAGCTGCCCCAGCGGCTTCTGGCTGACTCCGGAGAATGACTGCGAAGACATAGACGAGTGCAGCGACCCTAACCTGGGTTGCCATCCCCTGGCCAGCTGCACTAACTCTCCTGGCAACTACTCCTGTGAATGTCTTCCTGGCTACACTGGGGATGGACATCACTGTCAGTGCTTCCCTGGCTCCTGTGGTCCTGGATTGGACTGCATTGCCAACTCTGACGGGACCCAGATGTGTATGGATCCGTGCCAGAAATACACCCTGCTGGATGAGTACTGGAGGAGCACGAGCTACAGGGCAGGCTATTATTGCGACGCAGTCATCCCAGGTTGGTATCGCTTCGTGGGAAGGGGAGGAGTGCGCATGCCAGAGACGTGCGTCCCAATTCATAGGTGCAACACCGCGGCTCCCATGTGGCTCAATGGCAGCCACCCGTCCAGCGACGAGGGCATCGTGGATGGGACGGCCTGTGCCCACTGGAGTGGCGACTGCTGCCTCTGGCAGTCTAAGGTGCAGGTGAAGGCTT includes:
- the LOC123255333 gene encoding uromodulin-like, with the translated sequence DNCSQCHIHASCVETNSSVTCICLDGFTGDGLICSDVDECALQGVHNCPNSNCVNTEGSYHCSCPSGFWLTPENDCEDIDECSDPNLGCHPLASCTNSPGNYSCECLPGYTGDGHHCQCFPGSCGPGLDCIANSDGTQMCMDPCQKYTLLDEYWRSTSYRAGYYCDAVIPGWYRFVGRGGVRMPETCVPIHRCNTAAPMWLNGSHPSSDEGIVDGTACAHWSGDCCLWQSKVQVKACVGGYYVYNLTTPPECNLAYCT